One Cohnella candidum genomic region harbors:
- a CDS encoding DivIVA domain-containing protein: MPLSPLDIHNKEFGRRLRGYDEDEVNEFLDQIIKDYEAMIRENKDLQSQLATMQEKLGHFANIEETLSKTIIVAQEAADEVKNNAKKEAQLIVKEAEKNADRIINDSLAKSRKVALEVEELKKQAAIYRARFRALVETQLDLLGKDGWESLDIREPREIEA, from the coding sequence ATGCCACTATCTCCACTGGACATCCATAACAAGGAATTCGGCCGTCGCCTGCGTGGATATGACGAAGATGAAGTCAACGAGTTTCTCGACCAGATCATCAAGGATTACGAAGCGATGATTCGCGAAAATAAAGATCTGCAAAGTCAGCTTGCGACGATGCAGGAGAAGCTCGGCCATTTCGCCAATATCGAGGAGACGCTGAGCAAAACGATCATCGTCGCCCAGGAAGCGGCGGACGAAGTGAAGAACAACGCGAAGAAGGAAGCGCAGCTGATCGTGAAGGAAGCGGAGAAGAACGCCGACCGCATCATCAACGACTCGCTGGCCAAATCGCGCAAAGTCGCTTTGGAAGTGGAAGAGCTGAAGAAGCAGGCGGCGATCTACCGTGCCCGGTTCCGCGCGCTGGTAGAGACGCAGCTCGACCTGCTCGGCAAAGACGGATGGGAGTCGCTCGACATCCGCGAACCGCGCGAAATCGAAGCATAA